One segment of Hippopotamus amphibius kiboko isolate mHipAmp2 chromosome 2, mHipAmp2.hap2, whole genome shotgun sequence DNA contains the following:
- the CALML4 gene encoding calmodulin-like protein 4 produces MAKFLSQDQINDRNGELDFSTFLTIMHMQIKQEDPKKEILLAMLMADKEKKGYIMASELRSKLMKLGEKLTNKEVDDLFREADIEPSGKVKYDEFIRKIAIPVQDY; encoded by the exons ATG GCCAAGTTTCTTTCCCAGGACCAAATTAATG ACAGAAATGGAGAGCTGGATTTCTCTACTTTCCTGACCATCATgcatatgcaaatcaaacaagAGGACCCGAAGAAGGAAATTCTTTTGGCCATGTTGATGGCAGACAAGGAGAAGAAAGGCTACATCATGGCATCTGAACTACGGTCAAAACTCATGAAACTGGGGGAGAAGCTCACCAACAAAGAAG TGGATGATCTTTTCAGGGAAGCAGACATTGAACCTAGTGGCAAAGTGAAGTACGACGAATTCATCCGCAAGATCGCCATTCCTGTGCAAGACTACTGA